The region TGCATTGCCTATTGGTAACTTTTTCTTGTCAGGCTTTGTCAGACAATGCCCTGCCTGTAAAACATCATGATTTTGGAGTTATGAAAGAGATGCAGGACAAATTCATAAGGCACTAGATTTGCAAAGAAGTATGAACCTTTATATTCCCTGTCCTTGGATTTTCATTATGGGAAGACATAATCTTTGTGCCTGATCCACTAGGCTCCCTTGACCTCAAGTCCTCTTTAATAATCTTTGTGCCTGATCCACTAGGCTCCCTTGACCTCAAGTCCTCTTTAATCTGCAAATTCAGTTAAATTGGGATCACATCTAGATGATATTCTTATAAAGGCAAAGCATCATATAAGACTAATCTAAACTTAATTCTATGGCTTCTCATGCGCTGCATACTGAAAATATCTAGTGATTGATTGATCTTAACAATCTGGAGACATGGATAGCCAAATCATTCAGCTCATAATCTAAACCtcaaatatttgttaataaaatagGTGCATATGTATATTTCCAAGTAAGAATAACTTATATGCTGCTGATGCTTTTGATATTTGTCCATGTACCAAAGATTAATGGGCATCCGACTAATGCATAAACTAAGCGTCAAAATATAGATCTACGAAATAAATGTGCATACAATTTACATCTTCTGAAAACTGAATCAAATGAGTTAGGTCCATAAAGTTCTAGGAGTAATATGAAGGTAAAGCTATGCTTGGAATATAAGACAACATAAAGATGATAAAGTGATAGCACAGACATTTTACCTCTTTCCGCAGATTTCGTCCAAATGCAATTGAGAACTTGTGATCAATTCCACCGCTCCAATTAGGTATATTACGGGCAGGGAGGTCTACAGACCTAAGCAAAATAAAAAGGTCTTTTAATTCTTACTGTATTTACAATGCTGGTAACTTGAATGATGACTGCTACGGAATACATCAGTAGAGGCAGCTTGAGTTACTATTGGCTGAAATTCAAGCTATTATAAAAATGTTCAATGAAGACCAACAATTGTCATAAAAGTTATTGGAAATATAATCCACATcagttgtgtgatagaagtataatgggtttatatatagatataatgggttgaaccattaagtcttgagactttttggtgtaagacccctaaacTTATGTAGCACCCATATAGAGTCCACcggtacaaaatataaaatctagtATAGTATCAGAGTAATATAGTGGAGcccaatatatattaaaaaaaatgacatctgagacacaagtggtgtacaagtccatgtgaaTAGGACCTTTGAGACACAAGTGATATACAAGTCCATGTGTATAAGACCTTTGAGACACAAAGTAGTGTACAAATCCTGgtaaacagacctctggtgtacaagtTTGAATAAATTCAACCAAGttgaacttgagagagggtgttggaaatatagtcccacatcagttgtgtgataaaagtgtaatgggtttatatataagtatagaggttgagccactaagtcttgagattttttggtgtaagacccttAATCTTATGTAGCACCCATAAAGGGCCCActagtacaaaatataaaaatctaacaaaagtaaaacagTGTAAGCAGCAAGATCTCAAGATGGTGCCATGGTGCCAATACTATTTTTACCAAGATCAACAAGAAATCAAGGCTCTGGATTGAGGAAGCCGTAAAGGTCTGAGCAGGGTAGTCTTACCTTGCCATTTGCTGTCCAAGCACAAAAGTACATCTGCCATTAAAACTCTGCTTACCACATGCTAAAGTTTTGTCTTTAACTTCTTGATCTCTAAAAATATAACACATAGAAATCAGATAAAATGTAACATCTTGAATGCAAAAGAATTCTATGACAAGATTTTCAGTATAATTaaccttttgttttcttgtccCTTACTTCTCACACCACTAGACGTGGCTGTTTTATTGAATGAACCCTGAATTTACCACagtgaaaacaaagaaattcacTTTCTATAGATAACCAATCAAACGTGTAAAAACATTATAACAAAggatttcaaacaaaaacaaaagcaaaatctAACCAATCCATGAGACAGACATTATATATCCAttgataaacaaatattaagTAATATCAACGTTTATGTTAAGCAAAGAGGACTCACGTCAAAGAGTCGATGCCCAAAATCCTGATATCCTACttaccacaaaaaaaaacactataacAAAAACCCGATACAGAGAACAAAAGGGCATAGTAGAAGATTATGGTTCACAGCAAGTACAACAAAACAAGATACAAGTATTTCCCGATCCTTAACCTAATTCTaatgattcaaaaaataatttcatcaagAATTCATGATTGGAAagataaatatctcaaatataaatatatatatatatatatataatgttatcaGTCATGTTTATGACAATTGTGATAGCTTAagagcatgaatatatatataagccaatGAGTTTTCGAAGAATAAAACCAAAAGCATGAGGATATCTTGATTGTCATTGCTGATTGAAATCTGACCTGTGCACTAATGACACCTTTTGCATGATTTAGGGATGTTGTTAGTCTATTTGGTAGTTTGGTAACCAGTCCCCTttcatctaatttattttcaaaagttgCAGCTCTCCTTTCTGTGGCAAGAGAAAAAGGGCGTGGAATGGTGCCATTAGAGCGTACTTCTGTCAGGGTCCTGTGCGTCACAGCTACagttgatttaatattttttgataCTCTACGGGAAGTGGATGTGCATGAACCAATGTTCCTCTCAACTTTCCCAGTTGTCTTGTGAATGGGATGCTTTTGTCTCTGCAATGCATTGTCCTTTTCTGGCTTGATTCTATTTTTCAGCTTTAAACAATTTCTAGCTGAAACAGTTAATTCCTGGTGGCAAATTTAATGGAAAAAGTGCTCATGTCAACAAATTTGCCcaaaatatatatgcacacacacaATTATTTTGGAGTTTATAAGCATTATGACAGGGTGGAAATTTTCTGTTAAAGAATTCTTCAAGCACAAGTAAGTTTGCAAGCAATTCCGTGAATGATGGGTGATATGAAATATGAAAAGCTAGCCTGAAGCCCTAATTATGCAACAAAGTATCaagtttttcaaaattcttGGCTCAGATAAATAGGAATATTCAGAGTTTAAGAATATCAGAGTCCTAAACTGGACATAATGGTATTAGCAAACTTGGAGTATAACGAGgctaaataaatgaataaacacatacataattaacattaaatatataatgcATGGGCATGCACTTAAGAGTTAGTTCTATAGAAGTAACTTGCAAGGAAATAAACTGTCAACAAATATGAtaatgtacaattttttttataatttttttggtagGAAATGAAGTTTCACTATCTACAAAAGGTGACATGGATGTATATGAAGAAGGACACAAAATGGAGAGCAGAAGACACCTCCAATCAGACTTTCGACATACCTTAACTGTAGAAGAGGATATACTGTTAGCAGATGCCCTTATAATTGACTTATTCTTTTTGGGTGCATGGTTGTCAGCAGATGCATCTTCTATATCTCCCAGTTTATAATTTGTAGGACTCGCTGCAGTATTCTGGATTCCTTTTACAGGTTCAACAATTGACACTACAGTCCCTTGAGCTGCTCCATTAGATCGAATACCTGACACTGAATCTTGATACTTCTTTTCAACTTCAAATTCAATGATATCATGTTGTACAATCACTTCAGTGCCTCCGCAAAGGGATTCACCCACGTAAGAATCTGTATCCATATGTTGCCACTGAATATTGTTACTTGAGTGCATCGCTTGTCCAGCTGCTTTCAAGTTCCTTGCAAACAAATCATGGCATGGTAATGTAGACTCTGGATCCAAGTGTCCTGTCTGAGAAGCTTTTCTGCTTAAATGGTCCTTTTCTAATGGAGCAATCATGGTTCCTTTTGCAAGAACATCATGGAGATTTGCTGCTGCATTTCCATAATGCTCAGATTGCCCCATTGTTTCCTCATCCTCCCCAGTTTGGCTAGAAATGCTACCATCACCGCCATATTCCAATGTAAGCTCAGTTTGCTGATTATCTTGCATAGCTTTCAAAGCCCGAAGCTTTTTGTAATATTCTTCAAAATATGCCTTTTTCTGGGCAACTAAACCAGGATTCTTGACTTTCTCCAGTTCCTCCTGCCGTTCGTTGTAGGTGAATGCCGACCTTTTCGCCCAAGCCAGTGACTCAACTGCAAATCTTCCGAAGGATATTGAACCATGGTCAAGCATTTGCGAAACTGAAACTTCCTGCATCAGAAAATAAACTCATTAAGCGATAATTTCCATCTACAAGCACTAAAcaattagaaaaaaacaaaatatattaatcaaagcaaagaataaagataataataaaattgtgcCCATACAGTTACAGGATTTGAACATCTAGATGGTATGATAAAATACTTGAAAGGTGGGGTCATGGAGTTTAACCAGTTACACAAAATTGATCAGATCCTCTCACAGCAATATCTTGACACAAACCCAGAAATTTACAAGCTTGTTCCCAAGTAGTTAAGCATTCATCAGAGGTGGTCAGTGCCTTAAGTCAGGTAAAACCAGGTGTGATCACACCAATAAAATATGCTATAATTCACAAGATAGATGTGCTGAAGGCAATACCTTATTAGGAAATGGTTCCAATAATAAGTGGAAAGGGTCAGAAAAGATGCATTTTGAAGATGGTCAAGTTTTAATATGGATATTTTCAGGAAGTTTGCAGCAACAATAACAAATGGAAACAAACTTTAAATGTATGAGCACATACatcaagcaaagaagaagtgaAGTAATCAAAAAAGAACCCATTCAGAAATTCACACAAACAAATGGTTGTTCCAATGAAAATAAACAAGGTTCAACATTAACGACAGaaacaagaaaatttgaaagaaatgcCAAAACTAACATCAATAACTACCTGAGAATCGACCCTGTCACTATCCAGTAATTCATCATGTGACCACCCATAATATGCTTGATCTACATCAGTTGCCATTACATACCAACCATACAATTCACCTTTCTTACACAATCACCTTTCTTGCATCACTAAATCCTGGGAAATTAACCCATAATCAGTACACATCAAACAGGTCATTGCTCTAACTCagcaaaaaaatatagaattccacaagtaaataataacaaaatcatcCGAAATACTGGAGCAAGAACAACATCTAAATCAAGAAAACAGGGGAAAGCTAAAGGAAATAACGAAGCAAGCCAACCACTTGGATATCTCTACATGTACATCATCAAAGAACAAGACTCTAAACTCATGTTTTGCCCATGTTCTTACATACAGCTGGctgaaacaaaataaagcaatcagaagaagtaagaaaagaaaagaaaagattttgaAGCCAAGGTTCCTAGTACCTCCACTTCAGAAAAGTAATGGAGAAATGGAGAAACATAGAGAGCAATTTGGGGGTCATTCTGGTGGGGGTTTCAATACGATTGCGACCTCCGCGCATTAATGGATTCCGTGCTATTCCAGAGTTAGTTAGGTGCTCTGTAACGCTTACTgataattggaaaaaataaagcaaaggcaataaataataataatttaataataatttaataataaaagtgaAACGTCTGCCTGTGTTGTGGCCTTGATGGGGATACAGGATAAGAAAGCTGGGCAGTATTTCTATCACTAGCGTACATATTCTCTAATTTGTCCCTACCTTGTGGTGCCGAGAAAGAGAAACAGAGGTTGCTTGTCTTCTTGGCCTTTCATTGTTCTCTGCTTCAATGGCAGGCAAAAATCCATCCCAAATGAGTTTACTCATTACAACCATGTCTGATAGTGCCAGGGAGATgggtaagtttttatttattaaatatttggaACCCAAACACATCATTGATCAGTGTTTTTTGaacatctaaaaaaaaaacacaagttaatGCACCCACTTGGGCCACGTAGACATGTCTAACTTCAAAGTTTAGCTGACCCGCTGACAATAAAGTTTTCATTGCAAGACAAGATATGCAGGGACCAACAGTATTGCCCCAGTTGTCAATtgattctagaaaaaaaaacaagcgtGACAAAAGAGCAGTTAATCAAGCAACCTAATACTGTACTTAGACAAGCTCTTTACCAAATACATCTCATGGACAAATAAATACTtgtgataaatttttattaaatatttgaaaccCAAACACATGAACACTAGTCATATCACAATCGAGACAAGTGTGATGTGTTTGGTCCACTTAACCAATAATGCCTGCCAGCCCATGGATGTCAAAATTGCTACAATGCAAACATGGCAGTCAAAAAGTTGgtaaaataatcattaattgaataacaaacaaacatgaaatagTGGCGTccaaaattatttaagtttattttaatatattagaaACATATACCATTCTATAGCACCATATTAAACTAATAGAAAACTACAGATTTAGATTAACGTTCGTCCATTTAACTATCTGAttgaaaacttcaaattttaaattgatacAAAAATGTATCCATAGTGACCCGCGAAAAGATGACTAGACAGCCACGCACATGCAAGAACGTGGCTTTACGGCGAGGAGACAATGATTTGGCAATGAACCGTGCCATGGCACATGATGTGCTGCTTTCTAGCCAACTTTGCCCCATGAAAGTAAAGCATTGCCCCAATTTCAATCCCATCTCTCCCTATGG is a window of Dioscorea cayenensis subsp. rotundata cultivar TDr96_F1 chromosome 5, TDr96_F1_v2_PseudoChromosome.rev07_lg8_w22 25.fasta, whole genome shotgun sequence DNA encoding:
- the LOC120261314 gene encoding uncharacterized protein LOC120261314; amino-acid sequence: MATDVDQAYYGWSHDELLDSDRVDSQEVSVSQMLDHGSISFGRFAVESLAWAKRSAFTYNERQEELEKVKNPGLVAQKKAYFEEYYKKLRALKAMQDNQQTELTLEYGGDGSISSQTGEDEETMGQSEHYGNAAANLHDVLAKGTMIAPLEKDHLSRKASQTGHLDPESTLPCHDLFARNLKAAGQAMHSSNNIQWQHMDTDSYVGESLCGGTEVIVQHDIIEFEVEKKYQDSVSGIRSNGAAQGTVVSIVEPVKGIQNTAASPTNYKLGDIEDASADNHAPKKNKSIIRASANSISSSTVKELTVSARNCLKLKNRIKPEKDNALQRQKHPIHKTTGKVERNIGSCTSTSRRVSKNIKSTVAVTHRTLTEVRSNGTIPRPFSLATERRAATFENKLDERGLVTKLPNRLTTSLNHAKGVISAQGSFNKTATSSGVRSKGQENKRDQEVKDKTLACGKQSFNGRCTFVLGQQMARSVDLPARNIPNWSGGIDHKFSIAFGRNLRKEIKEDLRSREPSGSGTKIIKEDLRSREPSGSGTKIMSSHNENPRTGNIKAGHCLTKPDKKKLPIGNASVDVKKPKQPMPRWR